Below is a genomic region from Neurospora crassa OR74A linkage group VII, whole genome shotgun sequence.
TCCGTAGCCGTTAACCACCTCGACCTCCCGCGCGACCGACACCACGTCGACTCTTTAATTGCCGAAGCCGCAGCCCTcaagtcttcctcctcttcctcctcttcaccgcAGCACACAACAATAGGCTCTCTAGCCTTACTACCCGGCGACGTCCGCGACCCGTCCACCGGTCCAGCCCTAGTCAAGTTCGCCCTCGACACCTTCAAGACCAACCGCCTCGACATTTGCGTCTCCAACGCCGGTATCTGCCAATTCGCCGATTTCTTAGACATGGATGCCGACTTATTCAGCAACACGGTCCGCACCAATCTCGACGGAGCATTCTACGTCGTCCAAGCGGCAGCCAGACAGATGGCGCGTCACCAGGATCCACCCGGGGGGTCAATAATAGGCATCAGCTCCATTTCGGCTTTGGTGGGAGGAGCAGGGCAGACGCATTATACGCCCACGAAAGCGGGGGTGTTGAGTCTGATGCAGAGTATGGCGTGTGCGTTGGGGAGGTATGGGATTAGGTGTAATGCTATACTGCCGGGGACGGTGGAGACGCAGTTGAATGAAGGGGATTTGAACgctgacgaggaagagggaagggagaagaggaggtatATGGAGGGACGGATACCGCTGGGACGATTGGGACAACCAAAAGATGTGGGTGGGCCGGCGGTGTTTTTGGCGTGTGAGGAGTTGAGTGGGTATGTGACGGGGGCGCAGGTGTTGGTTGATGGGGGATTGTTTGTTAATTTGCAGTGATTAGGTTGGGAGGGGAGTGTAACCCAAGGGGTGGAAATAGTTGATAGGTATGATGAACATCATCTCTGCCAGGAAGGGtaagtaaaaagaagaaattcTTGGCTTGAAAGGTAGTCGACATTGAGGTGGTGAATGACGGACTACTCCAACCCAACCCTACTAGTCTCCACGTACGCTCCTCGGTCGTAATCATTGGGGTCATATGAACCCTGTgttgctccttctcctgctcttTTAGCTCCCGCCTCGTCCTCGGCGGAAGAACCCCTTCGGTCCCTTGAACGACTCCAGCTTCCTACATTCGCCTCTGTACCCCAAAAATCGTATCAGCACATTTCTCTCCCGCCACATGCAACATTACACGGGAGTTTTGACTAACCGTGACTTTTCCCTGTACTACCCGCCCCCCGTCCCCTATTTGGACTATCACCCTCCCTCTGCTTCCCTTTATCTTGCTCCTGTCCTCCGGCCTCCGTGGAAAAGCCTCCGGTGATGCTGCTCCCAGcctgcccttcttcttcttcttctttaaatgTCGCTTGTTTTGGCTTATTGCTGTTACCTCCCTGAACCTCGGAACCCTGGTCCAGGCCCTGGCTCTGCTCCTGACCACCATCGTTTTTCTGTTGCTGTTCCCGCTGCTGCATTTGCCGCAGAACCTCCGCTTCTGAAGTGATTCCCGGTAGGTTATCCCAtttgtggtgttgttgttgttgttgttccctttgctgctgctgcatcttTATCTGCCGCAAAACCTCTGCTTCGGAGGTGATTCCTGGGAGGTTATCCCAttcatggtgatggtggtggctgtggtggtgtgtggggtggttgtggtggtggtcatttCCTTGCTCTTGGCGAacggtggaagaggaggttgcTGATGCAGATTCAGAGGTAGAGGGCGAGAAATGGCAGTTTGGGTCGGTACATGTTTTGGGGGGTTCGGGATGTGGTTGTTCGGAGTGCGTTTGTGGGGTGGTTCGATGGTCGGAGCTGCTTCCGAGTACTGCTTCTTGGACGTGGGACCTGGATTCGGTGAGTTCGTCGGCTATTACACCGCGGCGGGCTAGCATTTTGATGGATTTGTTGGTGTGGTattgtggtggtgttgtggtggtattgtctgttggtgatggtggttgtATGGAGGTGAGTGGCCTTTGGAGAATCGGTTGACGGGAACCAAGATGGTACTGctgtggtagaggtagaaggactatacctaatatatatatatatacacaTGAGATAAACTCAGTCCAAGATAACGGTTGATGTCATTGATGCACATGCCACTCCGTGTCCTCTCCATCCCAACGGGCCCCCCGACTCCCCACGGGCCGTAACGGCCGGAATGTGCCAGATAACACGCAACTGCGAGGAACCTATCATACCTGTCAAAGGTGCTTCAAACAAGGCGATTCGAGCGCGTCATCCAAGGAAGTTCTCGGTAGGTGGCTTGGATGGTCCTGGTTGTAGATCATCTGGGGGAATGTTGAATTCTTGGCTCTGGGGTCGGCGGTGGAGACGACGCAAAACGGGACGGGGCGAAGACCTGGTGGATCCGGGGAGTTCTTCGAGTGAGTGTTGTGTAGGGGACTTTTTTGTTTCATCTTTCAAGACAAGGATTTGACCACTAGATTTCGGTGCTCAAAGCTATTTGCGTCTTGCTTGATGAGATCTGTCGGAGTCGCTTATTCTCCGGGCCTTTGTTGATTTCTGTCAAGTCGGACATCTTGTCGGACGGTGTGTGCCAAGAGCACCCGCTCGGCTTGCTGTCACTTCTCAACAAATCCCGTCCCAGAAAGCCGCGGCGCAGcacggaagaggaggcacATCGCACAACTTCGATATTCCTGGGCTTTGGTCCCCGCTACCGAGATGGCGGGCAGACCCCGTACGTCATCGTGGAGCGCGCCATTTAGACGACAAGGAATGACCTTGATGGTGGAGGTAGAAAGAGATAGACAAAAACGGATTATATTCTGAGGCCTTTGAAGTTTGAAGGAGAGGGCGCGAAatcaagaaaagaagagtgGGATGGTGAATGGATGGGGTGCATGTCGGAAAGCTTCACGCGACCAAACACGAAAGAGAAGATGCATTAAACAACGAAGCAGAAGGATTCGCGCCAGCTTATTGTATGAGTGTGCAATATAGGAGGTTTTGACAAAGCCCAATATCAACAACTACAACTGGCTCAATGGTCTAGTGGTATGATTCGCGCTTCGGGTTACACCCTCATGGTCACCATGAATGTGCGAGGTCCCGGGTTCAAATCCCGGTTGAGCCCTTTCTTTTGCAAAGTTTTTTCCTGGTCTTTTTTGACAGCATCTCACCTTTCTGTGCTCTTCACGTTTCGTCAAATT
It encodes:
- a CDS encoding alcohol dehydrogenase; translation: MPPTNLLASKTAIITGGTTGIGRAITLAFLAQGCSVAVNHLDLPRDRHHVDSLIAEAAALKSSSSSSSSPQHTTIGSLALLPGDVRDPSTGPALVKFALDTFKTNRLDICVSNAGICQFADFLDMDADLFSNTVRTNLDGAFYVVQAAARQMARHQDPPGGSIIGISSISALVGGAGQTHYTPTKAGVLSLMQSMACALGRYGIRCNAILPGTVETQLNEGDLNADEEEGREKRRYMEGRIPLGRLGQPKDVGGPAVFLACEELSGYVTGAQVLVDGGLFVNLQ